One part of the Sorangiineae bacterium MSr11954 genome encodes these proteins:
- a CDS encoding glucose 1-dehydrogenase: MDQGTSGAGFGGLRLDGRVAVVLGGTTGIGRALSLGLADAGADVVASARRREPLEQVASAIEQKNRRTLRIASDVADRGSLVHLLNEVVSALGKVDILVNCAGKTKRTPTLDVGEDEWHDILETNLTGTWRACQVFGRHMLERGYGRIINIASLSTFVSLYETAAYNASKAAVGSLTKTLAVEWGSRGVLVNAIAPGVFRTDLNQGLLDGTERGREFLLRTPVKRFGRVEELAGAAVFLASDAASFINGEILVVDGGFLASGVNQ; the protein is encoded by the coding sequence ATGGATCAGGGGACATCCGGTGCGGGGTTTGGTGGATTGCGCCTCGACGGGCGCGTGGCGGTGGTGCTGGGCGGGACCACGGGCATCGGTCGCGCGCTGAGCCTGGGGCTCGCGGACGCGGGGGCCGACGTGGTGGCCTCGGCCCGAAGGCGCGAGCCGCTCGAGCAGGTGGCCTCGGCCATCGAGCAAAAGAACCGCCGAACCTTGCGCATCGCCTCCGACGTGGCCGACCGCGGATCGCTCGTGCACCTCCTGAACGAGGTGGTGAGCGCCCTCGGCAAGGTCGACATCCTCGTCAACTGCGCGGGCAAGACGAAGCGCACGCCCACCCTCGACGTGGGCGAAGACGAGTGGCACGACATCCTCGAGACGAACCTCACGGGCACCTGGCGCGCCTGTCAGGTCTTCGGGCGGCACATGCTCGAGCGGGGGTATGGACGCATCATCAACATCGCGTCGCTCTCCACCTTCGTCTCTTTGTACGAGACGGCCGCCTACAATGCGAGCAAGGCGGCGGTGGGCTCGCTCACCAAGACCTTGGCGGTGGAGTGGGGATCGCGCGGTGTGTTGGTCAATGCCATCGCGCCTGGCGTGTTTCGGACGGATCTCAATCAGGGCTTGCTCGATGGAACGGAGCGGGGGCGCGAATTTCTTCTGCGCACGCCCGTAAAACGATTCGGGCGGGTGGAGGAGCTCGCGGGCGCCGCGGTCTTTCTCGCATCCGACGCGGCCAGCTTCATCAACGGCGAAATACTCGTTGTCGACGGAGGATTTTTGGCGAGTGGTGTCAATCAGTAG
- the uxaC gene encoding glucuronate isomerase has product MTSPALLSDDRLFPPDPTERAIARRLYAHVRALPIVSPHGHTDPAWFAENEAFPDPAALLIVPDHYVFRMLYSQGIPLESLGVPRRDGKPVERDGRKIWRLFAEHWHLFRGTPSRMWLTHALSETFGVRERLTAGSADRIYDRIDGCLRQPEFRPRALFERFNIEVLATTESPLDPLVHHRKIRSSGWSGRVITAFRPDPVVDPDYEGFRANVAALGEITRENTATWSGYLKALANRRQYFASLGATSTDHGHPTAATFDHSPGECEALFQRALEGPLAPEDAERFRGQMLLEMARMSVDDGLVMQLHPGACRDHNPEIFRDFGKDKGADIPTRTDYVRGLKPLLDRFGNDRRLTLILFTLDESTYARELAPLAGHYPALKLGPAWWFFDSPEGMRRYRETVTETAGFSNTAGFNDDTRAFLSIPARHDVARRVDCGFLAKWVADHRLDEDEAAELAVDLAYNLARRAYKLDD; this is encoded by the coding sequence ATGACATCCCCCGCGCTCCTCTCCGACGACCGCCTCTTCCCCCCGGACCCCACCGAGCGCGCCATCGCGCGCCGCCTCTACGCGCACGTGCGCGCGCTGCCCATCGTGAGCCCGCACGGCCACACCGATCCGGCCTGGTTCGCCGAGAACGAAGCGTTCCCCGATCCCGCGGCCCTGCTGATCGTGCCGGATCACTACGTCTTTCGGATGCTCTACAGCCAGGGTATCCCGCTCGAGTCGCTCGGCGTCCCCCGGCGCGACGGCAAACCGGTGGAGCGCGACGGGCGCAAAATCTGGCGCCTCTTCGCCGAGCATTGGCACCTCTTTCGCGGCACCCCCTCCCGCATGTGGCTCACCCACGCCTTGAGCGAGACGTTCGGCGTTCGCGAGCGGCTGACGGCGGGATCGGCCGATCGCATTTACGACCGCATCGACGGGTGCTTGCGGCAGCCCGAGTTTCGTCCGCGGGCGCTGTTCGAGCGGTTCAACATCGAGGTCCTGGCGACCACCGAGTCGCCGCTGGATCCGCTCGTTCACCACCGGAAGATCCGAAGCTCGGGGTGGTCTGGGAGGGTCATTACGGCGTTTCGCCCCGATCCGGTGGTCGACCCCGACTACGAGGGCTTTCGCGCCAATGTGGCGGCGCTGGGGGAGATCACGCGGGAAAACACCGCGACATGGTCCGGCTATTTGAAGGCGCTCGCCAACCGCCGTCAGTACTTTGCATCGCTCGGCGCCACCTCGACCGATCACGGGCACCCCACGGCCGCCACCTTCGATCACTCGCCGGGCGAGTGCGAGGCGCTGTTTCAGCGGGCCCTCGAGGGTCCCCTCGCCCCCGAGGACGCGGAGCGGTTCCGCGGCCAGATGCTCCTCGAGATGGCGCGCATGAGCGTCGACGACGGGCTGGTCATGCAGCTTCACCCCGGCGCATGCCGCGATCACAACCCGGAGATCTTTCGTGACTTCGGCAAGGACAAAGGGGCGGACATCCCCACGCGCACCGACTACGTGCGCGGGCTCAAGCCGCTGCTCGATCGCTTCGGCAACGATCGGCGGCTGACCCTCATTCTGTTTACGCTCGACGAGTCCACGTATGCGCGCGAGCTCGCGCCGCTGGCGGGGCACTATCCGGCGTTGAAGCTGGGGCCGGCGTGGTGGTTCTTCGATAGCCCCGAGGGTATGCGGCGCTACCGCGAGACGGTGACCGAGACGGCCGGCTTCTCCAATACCGCGGGCTTCAACGATGATACGCGGGCGTTTCTATCGATTCCTGCGCGGCACGACGTGGCCCGCCGGGTCGATTGCGGATTTTTGGCCAAATGGGTCGCCGATCATCGTTTGGACGAGGACGAGGCGGCGGAGCTGGCCGTCGATTTGGCCTACAACCTAGCGAGGCGCGCGTACAAGCTCGATGATTAA
- a CDS encoding FadR family transcriptional regulator yields MPIRTVENQRLYRQIADQLSALIESGEFERGSRLPSERDLAVQLGVSRPSVREALIALEIEGKVEVRVGAGIFVAAPRPVAVVEDAGEAPGPFEHLRARWLLEGEIAAEAAKNARPEDLEPIRAAVAEMQALIRRSRDTESVDRAFHLGIARATHNSALLPVVQDLWDRGRGVIWQRMEHHFRTPELRTATFRDHRAILEALEAADSRGARAAMRQHLDRVDREFSRGWDALKKSESLAAATRSRR; encoded by the coding sequence ATGCCGATACGAACCGTCGAGAATCAACGCCTTTATCGCCAGATTGCCGATCAGCTCTCCGCCCTCATCGAATCGGGTGAGTTCGAACGAGGCAGCCGCCTGCCCTCCGAACGCGATTTGGCCGTCCAACTGGGCGTATCGCGCCCTTCGGTGCGCGAGGCGCTGATCGCGCTGGAGATCGAAGGAAAGGTCGAAGTCCGTGTCGGGGCCGGCATCTTCGTGGCCGCGCCGCGACCGGTGGCCGTGGTGGAGGACGCGGGCGAGGCGCCCGGCCCCTTCGAGCACCTGCGCGCGCGCTGGCTCCTCGAGGGCGAGATTGCCGCGGAGGCCGCGAAGAACGCGAGGCCCGAGGACTTGGAGCCCATTCGCGCCGCGGTGGCGGAGATGCAGGCCCTCATCCGCCGCTCCCGGGATACCGAGTCGGTGGATCGCGCCTTTCACCTGGGGATCGCGCGCGCCACGCACAACAGCGCCCTCTTGCCGGTGGTGCAGGATCTTTGGGACCGCGGGCGCGGCGTCATTTGGCAGCGCATGGAGCATCACTTTCGAACGCCCGAGCTGCGCACCGCCACCTTCCGCGATCACCGCGCCATCCTGGAGGCGCTGGAGGCCGCCGATTCGCGCGGCGCGCGCGCTGCGATGCGGCAGCATTTGGATCGCGTGGATCGCGAGTTCAGCCGCGGCTGGGATGCGCTCAAGAAGAGCGAATCCCTGGCCGCCGCCACGAGGTCCCGACGATGA